A region of the Candidatus Babeliales bacterium genome:
GCGACACGTTCCGCGCAGCAGCCACACAACAACTTGATCAATGGGCACAACGAACAAATGCAGACATTATCATCGGAAAACCGAATCAAGAACCAGCATCTGTAGTATTTACCGGTTGCGAGACGTTCAAAAACAAGCACTATGACATTCTTATCATTGATACCGCAGGGCGGCTGCAAACAAAAACCAATTTAATGCGCGAGCTCAAAAAAATTAAATCTATTATCACCAATCAATTACCTACGCACACCGTTGCTACCTTGCTCACTATTGATGCAATGCTCGGACAAAACTCCTTTGATCAAGCAAAACTCTTTCATGAAAGTACCGATCTGAGTGGCATAGTTCTTACTAAAATGGATGGAACCGGTAAAGGTGGCATTGTTTTCAGCATCACCCAAGAACTGCAAATCCCTATTGCATTCATCTCATTTGGTGAACAGCTCAATCAGATAGAACAATTTGACCCACAAAAATATGTCGCTCAGATTTTACAATAAAAGTTTATCCAATTAAAAATCGATTGTTGATAGCTTGTTAGAGCCTGTCCGGAAACTCAAAAATTTGAATTTTAGATTTAGAGCAGCTGAAAACGACTCACTGCATTTGACATTCACCAAGATCAAAAAACCCTCGATCGTCGTCACGAGCCGCGATTCGCGTGCGTGGTGATCCAGGTTAATAAATAAATATTTAACTGAATCCAAAAAAAATATATTTTGTCGCGCCTTATCGGCGCATAATTGCCTGGATCACCACGCCTGCGCTCGTGACGACGATCGGATACCAAAAACCTTCTACAAGATCCATCTATTGCAATATTTTGCACCATAAATTAGTTTCTGGATAGGCTCTAATGTGATCTTTTTTTATAGGCTTTCGATGTATTTAAAGAACAAAAGACGTTATTCCTGCGTCATATTCTTATTGTTGCTTTGTATCTTCGATCAGATCCGCACGCCAACTATGCATGCTGCTGCATACTATGAACCCGCCCTACGCGTAGTACAAGCTGTTATTGAATATGCTCCTCAGGCTATCAACTCGATTATACAACTGTATA
Encoded here:
- the ftsY gene encoding signal recognition particle-docking protein FtsY — encoded protein: MFNYLKSSLEKIYTTFTQKVHALFGRATIDQETLNELKTLLIGADTGIQTTNAIISTLENDVAKGLIKKGEDLKAALEKQLVQHLTTHTSAENSSVYLLVGINGSGKTTFAGKLANHFQTQGKRVLLVAGDTFRAAATQQLDQWAQRTNADIIIGKPNQEPASVVFTGCETFKNKHYDILIIDTAGRLQTKTNLMRELKKIKSIITNQLPTHTVATLLTIDAMLGQNSFDQAKLFHESTDLSGIVLTKMDGTGKGGIVFSITQELQIPIAFISFGEQLNQIEQFDPQKYVAQILQ